The genomic DNA GGCCACCGCCGAGGCGATCCGGGCGTGCCGGCGCTCCTGGTCGACGCTGAGGCCGTAGCCCGTCTTCGTTTCGAGGTAGGTGGTCCCCCCATCCGCCGCCTCGGCGACGCGGCCGCGCACCAGGCGCGTGAGCTCGTCGTCATCGGCCGCGCGCGTGGCCTCCATCGTCACGGCGATCCCCCCGGCGGCATAGGATTCGCCGGCCATCCGGGCCTGAAACTCGGCGGACCGGTCCCCCGCGAAGACGAGGTGCGTGTGCGAATCCACCCACCCGGGCAGCGCGGCCCGTCCACCGGCGTCGTGCACCACATCCGCAGCGGGCGCGCGATGGGCCGCGCCAATCCACGCAAATCGCCCGTTCTCGACGACGATGGCGGCGTCCTGCAGAACCCGCCGCTCGGGATCCTGGCTGGTCAATTCCGCAATATTGGTAATCAGCAGGCTCATGAAAACTCCGGATGGTCGGCGAAGAAGCGGGCGTAGAGGTCAGCGGGGTCGCCGAGCCGGGTATGGAGACCGTGCTGGGCCACCACCTGACCCGCGATCCGCACCTCGGCGACGTCTGCGGCGGTGGCGGTCAGCGGCAATTGGGCCGGGCGGGACCCGGCGGTGCGCACGCTCGCTGCCGAGACCTGCACCTGATCCTTGTTGTCCGCCAGCCCGAGGCTCGCTAGGCCACCGGCCCGAGCGGCGGCCGCGAGTTCGGTGGGCGCGAACCGGCCGCGAATGCCGGTATTGAGGCGTTCGCCATGCTCGAGGGCGCGCATTTCCAGAAACGGGTCGATGCTGGCGTGCTGATCGGTGCCGAGCGCGATCACCGCACCGGCGTCGGCCAAGCGACGCGCCGGCCCGATGCCGTCGGCGAGGTCCGCCTCCGTGGTGGGGCACATGACGATGCTGGCACCCGCGGCGCCGAGCACGGCGATGTCCTGCTCGCTCAGGTGCGTGGCGTGCACCGCCGAGAGCCGGGAGGACAGCAATCCGTGACGCGCCAAGAGCCCGGTGGGGCTCACGCCGTAGGCCGCCTCGCACGCGGAGTTCTCGGCGGGTTGCTCGGAGAGATGCACATGGAGGGGCTCGGCCGGATCCAGCTCCGCGCCGATCATGGCCAAGGCTTCCGGCCCGACGGCGCGCACGGAATGCAGGGCCGCCCCGAGGCTCACCAGCGATGAGCCGGCGGCTTCGGAGGCGAGGGCGGCGGCGAGACGCTGATGGCGTTGCAACCAGCCCGCGGCATCGCCATCACTGAAGCGGCGCTGGGTCGGATTCAGTGCGAGGGGACGACCGGCTGCATCGAGCCCACCGGCGAGGTAGCACGTGT from Zhihengliuella flava includes the following:
- a CDS encoding formimidoylglutamate deiminase, which codes for MNGGLVPLPGPINAHSHAFHRVLRGRTHEGEAGGAGDFWTWREQMYAAASVLDPQGYEQLATAVFAEMVTAGWTAVGEFHYLHHGPEGAPYPDHDMERAVARAAVTAGIRLVLLDTCYLAGGLDAAGRPLALNPTQRRFSDGDAAGWLQRHQRLAAALASEAAGSSLVSLGAALHSVRAVGPEALAMIGAELDPAEPLHVHLSEQPAENSACEAAYGVSPTGLLARHGLLSSRLSAVHATHLSEQDIAVLGAAGASIVMCPTTEADLADGIGPARRLADAGAVIALGTDQHASIDPFLEMRALEHGERLNTGIRGRFAPTELAAAARAGGLASLGLADNKDQVQVSAASVRTAGSRPAQLPLTATAADVAEVRIAGQVVAQHGLHTRLGDPADLYARFFADHPEFS